Proteins from a single region of Halorubrum sp. 2020YC2:
- a CDS encoding 1,4-dihydroxy-2-naphthoyl-CoA synthase, with the protein MVSEIFDPDAWEAVTDEFDDITYHRAVDVPAVRIAFDRPAVRNAFRPGTVDELYAALDHARKQADVGTVLLTGNGPSEKDGGWAFCSGGDQSVRGGSGYEYRDDDEAGDDDDDLVRSARAGRLHILEVQRLIRFMPKPVVAVVPGWAVGGGHSLHVVCDMTLASEEHGKFLQTDPDVGSFDGGFGSAYLAKQIGQKKAREVFFRGKTYSAEEAADMGMVNEVVAHDELEEVALEWADEMTRKSPTAMRMLKYAFNMADDGMVGQQVFAGEATRLAYMTEEAQEGRDAFLEGREPAFREYPWHY; encoded by the coding sequence ATGGTCTCGGAGATCTTCGACCCAGACGCGTGGGAGGCGGTCACCGACGAGTTCGACGACATCACCTACCACCGCGCCGTCGACGTCCCGGCGGTCCGGATCGCCTTCGACCGACCGGCGGTCCGCAACGCCTTTCGCCCCGGGACGGTCGACGAGCTGTACGCCGCGCTCGACCACGCGCGCAAGCAGGCCGACGTCGGCACCGTCCTCCTCACCGGGAACGGTCCCTCGGAGAAGGACGGCGGCTGGGCGTTCTGCTCGGGCGGCGACCAGTCGGTCCGGGGCGGCTCCGGCTACGAGTACCGCGACGACGACGAGGCGGGCGACGACGACGACGACCTCGTCCGCTCGGCGCGGGCGGGCCGGCTCCACATCCTCGAAGTCCAGCGGCTGATCCGCTTTATGCCCAAGCCCGTGGTCGCGGTCGTCCCCGGCTGGGCGGTCGGCGGCGGCCACTCGCTGCACGTCGTCTGCGACATGACCCTCGCTAGTGAGGAACACGGGAAGTTCCTCCAGACCGACCCCGACGTGGGCTCGTTCGACGGCGGGTTCGGGTCGGCCTACCTCGCGAAGCAGATCGGCCAGAAGAAGGCCCGCGAGGTGTTCTTCCGCGGGAAGACCTACTCCGCGGAGGAGGCCGCGGACATGGGGATGGTCAACGAGGTCGTCGCGCACGACGAGCTAGAGGAGGTGGCGCTGGAGTGGGCCGACGAGATGACCCGGAAGTCACCGACCGCGATGCGGATGCTGAAGTACGCGTTCAACATGGCCGACGACGGGATGGTCGGTCAGCAGGTGTTCGCGGGCGAGGCGACACGCCTCGCGTACATGACCGAGGAGGCGCAGGAGGGCCGCGACGCGTTCCTAGAGGGCCGGGAGCCGGCGTTCCGCGAGTACCCGTGGCACTACTGA
- a CDS encoding shikimate kinase, which yields MEGRAAALGAGTVLNALATGTGAAFGIDVETRATVELDPAADRVDGSIAEDAAADTALIERCVALATDRWGDGEGGSVRTESDVPLAAGLKSSSAAANATVLATCDALGLGVGDDPDDPAVDVTRLEACRLGVRAAREVGVTVTGAFDDATASMLGGVTVTDNDADELRSRETVDWDVLVWTPPERAYSADADVARCEAVAPMADLVADLALDGRYGEAMTVNGLAFSAALGFDADPAVEAMPHAAAVSLSGTGPSVVAVADPADPETDLDAVAVAWGDRPGTLRRTTTRNDGAAVE from the coding sequence ATGGAGGGACGGGCGGCGGCGCTCGGGGCCGGCACCGTGTTGAACGCGCTCGCGACCGGAACGGGGGCGGCGTTCGGCATCGACGTCGAGACGCGCGCGACCGTCGAACTCGACCCCGCGGCCGACCGCGTCGACGGGTCGATAGCCGAGGACGCCGCCGCCGACACCGCCCTGATCGAGCGCTGCGTCGCGCTCGCGACGGACCGCTGGGGCGACGGCGAGGGGGGCAGCGTCCGGACCGAAAGCGACGTGCCGCTGGCGGCCGGCCTCAAAAGCTCCAGCGCGGCCGCCAACGCGACCGTCCTCGCGACCTGCGACGCGCTCGGGCTCGGCGTGGGCGACGACCCGGACGACCCCGCGGTTGACGTCACCCGCCTCGAAGCGTGCCGGCTCGGCGTCCGGGCCGCGCGCGAGGTCGGCGTCACGGTCACCGGCGCGTTCGACGACGCGACCGCGTCGATGCTCGGCGGCGTCACCGTCACCGACAACGACGCCGACGAACTGCGTTCCCGCGAGACCGTCGACTGGGACGTGCTCGTCTGGACGCCGCCGGAGCGCGCCTACAGCGCGGACGCGGACGTGGCGCGCTGCGAGGCGGTGGCGCCGATGGCCGACCTCGTGGCGGACCTCGCGCTCGACGGCCGGTACGGCGAGGCGATGACCGTCAACGGTCTGGCCTTCTCGGCCGCGCTCGGCTTCGACGCCGACCCCGCCGTCGAGGCGATGCCGCACGCCGCCGCGGTGTCGCTGTCCGGCACCGGGCCGAGTGTCGTCGCCGTCGCGGACCCCGCGGACCCCGAGACCGACCTCGACGCGGTCGCCGTCGCGTGGGGCGACCGCCCCGGAACGCTGCGACGAACGACGACCAGAAACGACGGCGCCGCCGTCGAGTGA
- a CDS encoding HAD-IIA family hydrolase, which translates to MEFSGAVLDVDGTVVRGDDPIPGAPAGYRRLRGAGIETLFVSNNPTKAPPAYVDRLGAAGYDVDAERVFTAGSVTTRYLRKHHADDDLLCIAEAGLFDQFAAAGLSTTDDVDAADALVASIDREFDYGDLCTALWALERDIPFIGTDPDVVIPAPERDVPGSGAVINAIAGVAERDPDAVLGKPSDTAIEMVRERLPYPPEECLVVGDRLDTDIALGERAGMTTVLVRSGVTGGDDLATAEVTPDYVLDHLGEIDRVVG; encoded by the coding sequence ATGGAATTCAGCGGCGCCGTCCTCGACGTCGACGGCACGGTCGTGCGCGGCGACGACCCGATCCCGGGCGCTCCGGCGGGGTACCGGCGGCTCCGCGGGGCGGGGATCGAGACCCTGTTCGTCTCGAACAACCCGACGAAGGCGCCGCCGGCGTACGTCGACCGCCTCGGCGCGGCGGGGTACGACGTCGACGCCGAGCGCGTCTTCACCGCGGGCAGCGTGACGACGCGATACCTCAGGAAGCACCACGCCGACGACGACCTGCTCTGTATCGCGGAAGCGGGGCTGTTCGACCAGTTCGCGGCGGCGGGGCTCTCGACGACCGACGACGTCGACGCCGCCGACGCCCTGGTCGCCTCCATCGACCGCGAGTTCGACTACGGGGACCTCTGTACCGCGCTGTGGGCCTTGGAGCGCGACATCCCGTTCATCGGCACCGACCCCGACGTGGTGATCCCGGCCCCCGAGCGCGACGTGCCCGGGTCGGGCGCCGTGATCAACGCAATCGCCGGCGTGGCCGAGCGCGACCCGGACGCGGTCCTCGGTAAGCCGTCGGACACCGCGATCGAGATGGTCCGCGAGCGGCTCCCCTACCCGCCCGAGGAGTGTCTCGTCGTCGGAGATCGGCTCGACACGGACATCGCGCTGGGCGAGCGCGCCGGGATGACGACGGTCCTCGTCCGCTCGGGCGTCACCGGCGGCGACGACCTCGCGACCGCCGAGGTCACCCCCGACTACGTGCTCGACCACCTCGGAGAGATCGACCGCGTCGTCGGCTGA
- a CDS encoding GNAT family N-acetyltransferase — translation MTGDEAADSGGDGRGDESGERDVSDPRVRPGRPADAGRIRELQSHLRQPSPDLLEYGLAVGAARVSVANGRVVGYLLPVDGPNRRGVHLAELVVAPGFRREGRARGLLRTVIADADGPVTLQAHPDNDAALALYESLGFEVVERRPGAYADGDALALRLVPDA, via the coding sequence ATGACGGGCGACGAGGCCGCCGACTCCGGAGGGGACGGACGCGGCGACGAGTCCGGGGAGCGCGATGTCTCCGACCCGCGTGTCCGCCCGGGACGGCCCGCCGACGCCGGCCGGATCCGCGAGCTTCAGTCGCACCTCCGCCAGCCGAGTCCGGACCTGCTGGAGTACGGGCTGGCGGTGGGCGCCGCCCGGGTGAGCGTCGCGAACGGTCGCGTCGTCGGCTACCTGCTCCCGGTCGACGGGCCGAACCGCCGGGGGGTCCACCTAGCGGAACTCGTCGTCGCGCCCGGCTTCCGACGCGAGGGGCGCGCCCGCGGCCTGCTCCGCACGGTGATAGCCGACGCCGACGGGCCGGTCACGCTTCAGGCCCATCCCGACAACGACGCCGCGCTCGCGCTGTACGAGTCGCTCGGCTTCGAGGTGGTCGAGCGGCGCCCGGGCGCGTACGCCGACGGCGACGCGCTCGCCCTGCGCCTCGTCCCGGACGCGTAG
- a CDS encoding CopG family ribbon-helix-helix protein: MRTSFNIPDELVEEFDRTWRDEGIENRSRAVREAMLEFVESHSRLEDTSGEVVALVGFDYRHHEVIRELHGAQHEYQDVILNTSHTHQGEWCLESLFCRGDAERVRELTYRLRDFDAVRRVKVMLIRDGD; the protein is encoded by the coding sequence ATGAGAACGAGTTTCAACATCCCCGACGAACTGGTCGAGGAGTTCGACCGGACGTGGCGAGACGAGGGGATCGAAAACCGGTCGCGGGCGGTGCGGGAGGCGATGCTGGAGTTCGTCGAGTCGCACTCGCGGCTCGAAGACACCTCCGGCGAGGTCGTCGCGCTCGTCGGCTTCGACTACCGCCACCACGAGGTCATCCGAGAGCTTCACGGCGCCCAACACGAGTATCAGGACGTGATCCTCAACACGAGCCACACCCACCAGGGCGAGTGGTGTCTCGAGTCGCTGTTCTGCCGCGGGGACGCCGAGCGCGTCCGTGAACTGACCTACCGGCTCCGCGACTTCGACGCCGTGCGCCGGGTGAAGGTGATGCTGATCCGCGACGGCGACTGA
- a CDS encoding chorismate mutase, whose protein sequence is MSDTPNTEDRSLDELRREIEDIDRELVELIARRTYVADTVAAVKAERDLPTTDEGQEERVMERAGENAERFDVDANLVKAIFRLLIELNKVEQRESR, encoded by the coding sequence ATGAGCGACACACCCAACACCGAGGACCGAAGCCTCGACGAACTGCGACGCGAGATAGAGGACATCGACCGCGAACTCGTCGAGCTGATCGCCCGCCGGACCTACGTGGCCGACACCGTCGCGGCCGTGAAAGCAGAGCGCGACCTCCCGACCACCGACGAGGGCCAAGAGGAGCGCGTGATGGAGCGCGCCGGCGAGAACGCCGAGCGCTTCGACGTGGACGCGAACCTCGTGAAGGCGATCTTCCGGCTGCTGATCGAGTTGAACAAGGTGGAGCAAAGAGAGAGCCGGTAG
- a CDS encoding MOSC N-terminal beta barrel domain-containing protein produces MPRVDELVAYPLKSCDGVAVDRAAIGPEGALRGDRSYALVEAGVDPEAASVGGGGGYVNGKSEPAIHGLRAEYDLAGATDATPTAVTLTRPETERAPAEERTFALPDEGDALADWAGEYLGYDVDLVRDPAGGFPDDRAAHGPTVVSRATLEAVASWFDSVADATEMRRRLRPNVVLGDCPAFFEDRLFADHGEGVRVAVGETELIGVNPCQRCVVPSRDPDTGAEIEGFRETFVRKRRETLPEWTDGDRFDHDFRLMVNTVVEERAWGDALAAGDAVSAEDVVAVDENGTPVADGDSAAE; encoded by the coding sequence ATGCCACGCGTCGACGAACTCGTCGCCTACCCGCTGAAGTCCTGTGACGGCGTCGCCGTCGACCGCGCCGCGATCGGTCCCGAGGGCGCGCTCCGCGGCGACCGCTCGTACGCGCTCGTCGAGGCCGGCGTCGACCCCGAGGCGGCCTCGGTGGGCGGTGGCGGCGGCTACGTGAACGGGAAGAGCGAGCCGGCGATCCACGGGCTCCGCGCCGAGTACGACCTCGCCGGGGCGACGGACGCGACGCCGACGGCCGTGACGCTCACGCGGCCGGAGACGGAGCGCGCCCCTGCCGAGGAGCGCACCTTCGCGCTCCCCGACGAGGGCGACGCCCTGGCCGACTGGGCCGGCGAGTATCTCGGGTACGACGTGGACCTCGTCCGGGACCCGGCGGGCGGCTTCCCCGACGACCGCGCCGCGCACGGCCCGACCGTCGTCTCGCGGGCGACGCTGGAGGCCGTCGCGTCGTGGTTCGATAGCGTCGCGGACGCGACGGAGATGCGCCGCCGGCTCCGCCCGAACGTCGTCTTGGGCGACTGCCCGGCCTTCTTCGAAGACCGGTTGTTCGCGGACCACGGGGAGGGCGTCCGCGTCGCGGTCGGGGAGACGGAGCTGATCGGCGTCAACCCGTGTCAGCGCTGCGTCGTCCCCTCTCGCGACCCGGACACGGGGGCCGAGATCGAGGGATTCCGCGAGACGTTCGTCCGGAAGCGCCGCGAGACGTTACCGGAGTGGACCGACGGCGACCGCTTCGACCACGACTTCAGGCTGATGGTCAACACCGTCGTCGAGGAGCGCGCGTGGGGGGACGCCCTCGCCGCGGGCGACGCGGTCTCGGCCGAGGATGTCGTCGCCGTCGACGAGAACGGGACGCCCGTCGCGGACGGCGATTCCGCGGCCGAGTGA
- a CDS encoding ferredoxin, whose translation MSDEAETGDDAATDDDAATDDVAATDGGDEVLRASDIGGEGPPVEEKPYKIVFEANKCFGAGKCAEVADNWVMDVVSGMAKPEAYYIGEEDLDENVRAAEACPAKKDAGVIHVVDRRTDEEIAPDPHGDGTLSVDW comes from the coding sequence ATGAGCGACGAGGCCGAGACCGGCGACGACGCCGCGACCGACGACGACGCCGCGACCGACGACGTGGCCGCGACAGACGGCGGCGACGAGGTGCTCCGCGCCAGCGACATCGGCGGCGAGGGGCCGCCGGTCGAGGAGAAGCCGTACAAGATCGTCTTCGAGGCGAACAAGTGCTTCGGGGCTGGGAAGTGCGCCGAGGTCGCGGACAACTGGGTGATGGACGTGGTGAGCGGGATGGCGAAGCCGGAGGCGTACTACATCGGCGAGGAGGACTTAGACGAGAACGTCCGCGCGGCCGAGGCGTGCCCCGCGAAGAAGGACGCCGGCGTGATCCACGTCGTCGACCGCCGGACGGACGAGGAGATCGCGCCGGACCCGCACGGCGACGGAACGCTTTCCGTCGACTGGTAG
- a CDS encoding CheF family chemotaxis protein — MEESVVADFVGRVHAGSLTTDEPVTGRVLLSQRRLVLATDDGKETVPLSRVFDVVVGSVPGDLRSFFNDSITVAYERDGSRRSALVEGEPEDMDKFVRLLFKTLLRNVTVTVRHPAKVGGRVTDAGDHRASVSVSPGEIRFGNCPEPFTVNLSAVIDYERTDRTLGGTKRPALVFRHVDGDDRTVTSITTVPNERALNILGRYIKIEYDEAMEDLDSFDPTEEQLEILVSIYSAGGEANIADIVTGDVAQTSMILDTLREAGLVADGESGTTLTRKGQMIVSSYLESVNA; from the coding sequence ATGGAGGAGTCCGTCGTCGCCGACTTCGTGGGCCGCGTTCACGCGGGGAGCCTGACGACCGACGAACCGGTGACGGGTCGCGTGCTGTTGAGCCAGCGACGACTGGTCCTCGCGACTGACGACGGGAAGGAGACGGTCCCCCTCTCGCGCGTGTTCGACGTCGTCGTCGGGAGCGTTCCCGGTGACCTGCGCTCGTTTTTCAACGACAGCATCACCGTCGCGTACGAGCGCGACGGGTCGCGTCGCTCGGCGTTAGTCGAGGGCGAACCCGAGGACATGGACAAGTTCGTCCGGCTGCTGTTCAAGACGCTGTTGCGGAACGTGACCGTCACGGTGCGGCACCCGGCGAAGGTCGGCGGCCGCGTCACGGACGCGGGCGACCACCGCGCCTCGGTGTCGGTGTCGCCCGGCGAGATCCGGTTCGGGAACTGCCCGGAGCCGTTCACCGTCAACCTCTCCGCGGTGATCGACTACGAGCGCACCGACCGCACCCTCGGCGGCACGAAGCGGCCGGCGCTCGTCTTCCGCCACGTCGACGGCGACGACCGGACGGTCACGTCGATCACGACCGTGCCGAACGAGCGGGCGCTCAACATCCTCGGCCGGTACATCAAGATCGAGTACGACGAGGCGATGGAGGACCTCGACTCGTTCGACCCGACCGAAGAGCAGCTGGAGATCCTCGTCTCCATCTACTCGGCGGGCGGCGAGGCGAACATCGCGGACATCGTCACCGGCGACGTCGCCCAGACGTCGATGATCCTCGACACGCTGCGCGAGGCCGGCCTCGTGGCCGACGGCGAGAGCGGGACGACCCTCACGCGCAAGGGCCAGATGATCGTGAGCTCCTACCTCGAGTCGGTCAACGCCTGA
- a CDS encoding GTP cyclohydrolase III, translated as MTTTQVTLVQIDNYGPWTTTPEPRREMDLQTLQSRLYADVAQFLGHRDAYVFFTRFDNMIAVTNGVDGAAHATLQESIGNRYPVSVSLGTAVAERPVDALEAANRRLQTAGSAQDESRTEVLAGEYLSETERSDLQVAHFDVVNATGKYTDQLNEFDTFINIELAYGSLMRHLREAHGALSFFVGGDNVVAVCPDLPEAAFSSAVAHVQDDVDIELQVGVGRGASAHEAGFAAKHALEDCRHDGTSVELFGTPAAGD; from the coding sequence GTGACGACGACCCAGGTGACCCTCGTCCAGATCGACAACTACGGGCCGTGGACGACGACGCCGGAGCCGCGCCGCGAGATGGACCTCCAGACGCTCCAGTCGCGGCTCTACGCCGACGTCGCCCAGTTCCTCGGCCACCGCGACGCCTACGTCTTCTTCACCAGGTTCGACAACATGATCGCGGTGACGAACGGCGTCGACGGCGCGGCCCACGCGACCCTTCAGGAGTCGATCGGCAACCGGTACCCGGTCAGCGTGAGCCTCGGGACCGCCGTCGCCGAGCGGCCCGTCGACGCCCTCGAAGCGGCCAACCGACGGCTCCAGACCGCGGGTAGCGCCCAAGACGAGAGCCGGACCGAGGTGCTCGCCGGCGAGTACCTCTCGGAGACCGAGCGGTCGGACCTTCAGGTCGCGCACTTCGACGTGGTCAACGCCACCGGCAAGTACACCGACCAACTCAACGAGTTCGACACGTTCATCAACATCGAACTGGCGTACGGCTCGCTGATGCGCCACCTCCGCGAGGCGCACGGCGCCCTCTCCTTCTTCGTCGGCGGCGACAACGTGGTGGCGGTCTGCCCCGACCTCCCCGAGGCGGCGTTCTCGTCGGCGGTCGCACACGTGCAAGACGACGTCGACATCGAGCTCCAGGTGGGGGTCGGCCGGGGGGCGTCCGCCCACGAGGCCGGGTTCGCCGCCAAACACGCCCTCGAAGACTGCCGGCACGACGGGACGAGCGTCGAACTGTTCGGGACGCCCGCCGCCGGCGACTGA
- a CDS encoding CBS domain-containing protein, with protein sequence MLVEAVMTTDLVTCDVDATVREATARMLRNRVGSVVVTDGGTPAGILTESDVLHAGYATDDPLSSIPVREAASAPLVTVTPGATLRAATERMRSEGVKKLVVVDGVTPKGIVTTQDVVDNYAGIRREVHDLATDATGWSERSDDLRD encoded by the coding sequence ATGCTCGTCGAGGCGGTGATGACGACGGACCTCGTGACCTGCGACGTCGACGCCACGGTCCGCGAGGCGACGGCGCGGATGCTCCGGAACCGGGTCGGCAGCGTCGTCGTCACCGACGGCGGGACGCCGGCCGGCATCCTCACGGAGAGCGACGTCCTCCACGCCGGCTACGCGACCGACGACCCCCTCTCTTCGATTCCCGTCCGCGAGGCGGCGAGCGCGCCGCTCGTCACCGTCACGCCGGGCGCGACGCTCCGGGCCGCGACGGAGCGCATGCGGTCGGAGGGCGTCAAGAAGCTCGTGGTCGTCGACGGCGTGACGCCGAAGGGGATCGTCACCACGCAGGACGTCGTCGACAACTACGCCGGCATCCGCCGGGAGGTCCACGACCTCGCCACGGACGCGACCGGCTGGTCGGAGCGGTCGGACGACCTCCGCGACTGA
- the hisI gene encoding phosphoribosyl-AMP cyclohydrolase produces MSDADAETGSIEVDFGEDGLVPAVAQDADSGEVLMLAYVSPEALSRTRETGEAHYYSRSREELWHKGGSSGHTQSVREVRVDCDADTLLYLVEQEGGACHTGHRSCFHRTIGGENVGERVFDPDEVY; encoded by the coding sequence ATGAGTGACGCCGACGCGGAGACCGGGTCGATCGAGGTCGACTTCGGGGAGGACGGGCTGGTGCCGGCGGTCGCACAGGACGCCGACTCCGGCGAGGTGCTGATGCTCGCGTACGTCTCGCCCGAGGCGCTGTCGCGCACCCGCGAGACCGGCGAGGCCCACTACTACTCCCGGTCCCGCGAGGAGCTGTGGCACAAGGGCGGCTCCTCGGGACACACCCAGTCGGTCCGGGAGGTACGGGTCGACTGCGACGCCGACACCCTGCTGTACCTCGTCGAGCAGGAGGGCGGCGCCTGCCACACCGGGCACCGGTCGTGTTTCCACCGGACGATAGGCGGCGAGAACGTGGGCGAGCGCGTCTTCGACCCCGACGAGGTGTACTGA
- a CDS encoding DUF5796 family protein: MSAPSRSDVPPTSIGVDLREEGVVVEYLDGRTTLYRGVPESAEGSVTAGPGKETHVLVTDPTETEGVMTYVNDYKTDDEILEDSGVGRVIVEDGERDEVFPGVIVGRDGKRNEVVADPEVAGGRVFVFVEDGWTEGSYEIVEGPEDGLDAHR, translated from the coding sequence ATGTCCGCGCCATCACGCAGCGACGTGCCGCCGACGTCGATCGGCGTCGACCTTCGCGAGGAGGGCGTCGTCGTCGAGTACCTCGACGGCCGCACGACCCTCTACCGGGGCGTCCCCGAGTCGGCCGAGGGGTCGGTAACCGCCGGTCCCGGCAAGGAGACCCACGTCCTCGTCACCGACCCCACGGAGACGGAGGGCGTGATGACGTACGTGAACGACTACAAGACCGACGACGAGATCCTCGAAGACTCCGGCGTCGGCCGCGTCATCGTCGAGGACGGCGAGCGCGACGAGGTGTTCCCCGGCGTGATCGTCGGCCGCGACGGCAAGCGAAACGAGGTCGTCGCGGACCCGGAGGTCGCCGGCGGCCGCGTGTTCGTCTTCGTCGAGGACGGCTGGACCGAGGGGAGCTACGAGATCGTCGAGGGCCCGGAGGACGGGCTGGACGCGCACCGGTGA
- a CDS encoding isoprenylcysteine carboxylmethyltransferase family protein, which produces MLELVAFAVAAGCLLGLSALMAVSLLAPERRLWPAGDDDRKRRVYLGFSRPLLPAVFATGVLDWNAGPLAVPWRLAVGAVGVLIAFAVLSKSAVDLGKDATEGREDELRTDGLYRYTRNPQNVGYVLLFATYAVLANSPLVGALAVAFGVLTVLQVLAEEAWLRDTYGDAYDDYCERVPRFVGVRTLTRALGDD; this is translated from the coding sequence ATGCTCGAACTCGTCGCGTTCGCCGTCGCGGCGGGCTGCCTCCTCGGGCTCTCGGCGCTGATGGCCGTCTCCCTGCTCGCGCCCGAGCGTCGGCTCTGGCCCGCGGGCGACGACGACCGGAAGCGCCGCGTCTACCTCGGGTTCAGCCGCCCGCTGCTGCCCGCGGTGTTCGCGACCGGCGTCCTCGACTGGAACGCCGGCCCGCTCGCGGTTCCGTGGCGTCTCGCCGTCGGCGCCGTGGGGGTTCTGATCGCGTTCGCCGTCCTCAGCAAGTCCGCCGTCGACCTCGGCAAGGACGCGACCGAGGGGCGCGAGGACGAGCTCCGGACCGACGGTCTCTACCGGTACACCCGCAACCCCCAGAACGTCGGCTACGTCCTCCTGTTCGCGACGTACGCCGTCCTCGCGAACTCCCCGCTCGTCGGCGCGCTCGCCGTCGCGTTCGGCGTCCTCACCGTCCTCCAAGTGCTCGCCGAGGAAGCCTGGCTCCGCGACACATACGGCGACGCCTACGATGATTACTGCGAGCGCGTCCCCCGGTTCGTCGGCGTCAGGACCCTGACGCGCGCGCTAGGCGACGACTGA
- a CDS encoding DUF92 domain-containing protein — protein sequence MIRRLRRAGVFAAVAALAILAPALETAAAVPFFAVAGAAFFGVRDGEWFETLALPGDREEERLYGFVAFALAGAGLALFTSLPRAPLPYEAFAAATLAVGAGRLGRTLVSERTTDEFPLVAGYVAAGTAAALAGQVAVRLQTGAPVDGATLPALTFLAAAAALTAALVRSLVFSRDAHITTILVAFAVWGFLALEPTVDAPLILVGLAVTGALGYVSFAIGTASVAGMLTGVLSALLAVVLGGVGWFLTLMSFYALGGLASKYRFDEKAERGVAQENEGARGTGNVLANSAVALAAVVGYAAAPHLAVPAAPLGFAFAGATATAMADTLSSEIGGLYDGPRLVTTLRPVEPGTDGAITWQGELAGLSGALLVGALAAGGAPVFDPVVAGGVAAGGAVVAAGVAGMTVDSLLGALIEGDRVGNQTVNFLATVSGAAVAVALWAVA from the coding sequence GTGATACGGAGGCTCCGACGAGCGGGTGTTTTCGCCGCGGTGGCCGCCCTGGCGATCCTCGCGCCGGCGCTCGAGACCGCCGCCGCGGTCCCCTTCTTCGCCGTCGCCGGAGCGGCCTTCTTCGGCGTCCGCGACGGCGAGTGGTTCGAGACGCTCGCGCTGCCCGGCGACCGCGAGGAGGAGCGCCTCTACGGGTTCGTCGCCTTCGCGCTCGCCGGCGCCGGCCTCGCCCTGTTCACGTCGCTGCCGCGCGCGCCGCTGCCGTACGAGGCGTTCGCGGCCGCGACGCTCGCCGTCGGCGCCGGCCGCCTCGGGCGGACGCTCGTCTCCGAGCGGACGACCGACGAGTTCCCGCTCGTCGCGGGCTACGTCGCCGCCGGGACCGCGGCCGCGCTCGCCGGGCAGGTCGCGGTGCGGCTCCAGACCGGCGCCCCGGTCGACGGCGCGACGCTTCCCGCGCTCACGTTCCTCGCGGCCGCGGCCGCGCTGACGGCCGCGCTCGTCCGCTCGCTGGTGTTCTCCCGGGACGCGCACATCACGACGATCCTCGTCGCGTTCGCGGTCTGGGGGTTCCTCGCCCTGGAGCCGACCGTCGACGCGCCCCTCATCCTCGTCGGCCTCGCGGTGACGGGCGCGCTCGGCTACGTCTCCTTCGCCATCGGTACCGCCTCGGTCGCGGGGATGCTCACCGGCGTCCTCTCGGCGCTGCTCGCGGTCGTCCTCGGCGGCGTCGGCTGGTTCCTCACGCTGATGTCCTTCTACGCGCTCGGGGGGCTCGCCTCGAAGTACCGGTTCGACGAGAAGGCGGAGCGGGGGGTCGCACAGGAGAACGAGGGCGCGCGCGGCACCGGCAACGTGCTGGCGAACTCCGCGGTCGCGCTCGCGGCGGTGGTCGGCTACGCGGCCGCGCCCCACCTCGCCGTCCCGGCCGCCCCGCTCGGCTTCGCGTTCGCGGGCGCGACGGCGACCGCGATGGCCGACACGCTCTCATCGGAGATCGGCGGCCTCTACGACGGGCCGCGGCTGGTGACGACGCTCCGCCCCGTCGAACCGGGGACCGACGGCGCGATCACCTGGCAGGGCGAGCTGGCGGGGCTCTCCGGCGCGCTGCTCGTCGGCGCGCTGGCCGCCGGCGGGGCGCCCGTCTTCGACCCGGTCGTCGCCGGCGGCGTCGCCGCGGGCGGGGCCGTCGTCGCGGCGGGCGTCGCCGGGATGACCGTCGACAGCCTGCTCGGCGCCCTGATCGAGGGCGACCGCGTCGGCAACCAGACCGTGAACTTCCTCGCGACGGTCTCCGGCGCGGCCGTCGCCGTCGCGCTCTGGGCGGTGGCCTGA
- a CDS encoding type II toxin-antitoxin system PemK/MazF family toxin has product MSDGTDVRRGDVVVVRLDPAEGHEMKKTPPAVVVQNDIGNRNSSTTIVAPVTGTYREYPFEVFVEADGSPLKKDSSIRLDQIRTVSVPKRIHSVVGSLDGPTMAEVDEALQLSLGLD; this is encoded by the coding sequence ATGAGTGACGGCACGGACGTGCGACGGGGCGACGTGGTTGTCGTTCGACTCGACCCCGCCGAAGGACACGAGATGAAGAAGACACCGCCGGCCGTGGTCGTTCAAAACGATATCGGAAACCGAAACTCTAGTACGACCATCGTCGCGCCCGTCACGGGGACCTACCGCGAGTATCCGTTCGAGGTGTTCGTCGAGGCGGACGGGTCACCACTCAAAAAGGACTCGTCAATCCGGCTCGACCAGATTCGAACCGTCTCGGTTCCGAAACGGATCCACTCGGTCGTCGGTTCACTCGACGGACCCACGATGGCTGAAGTCGACGAGGCGTTACAGCTGAGCCTCGGCCTCGATTGA